DNA from Streptomyces rishiriensis:
ATCGTCCGCTTCCTCGCCGGGGCCTACTTCGAGGTCTTCCGCGGCATGTCGGCGCTGGTGCTGATGTTCTGGATGTTCTTCGCACTGCCCCTCTTCGGCTGGCAGCTGGTGCCCATGTGGGCCGGCGTCAGCGCGCTCGCCCTGACCTACGGCGCCTACGGCTCCGAGATCGTGCGCGGTTCGCTGGCCGCCGTCACGCCGGCGCAGAAGGAAGCGGGCATCGCGCTGAACTTCACCCGCGCTCAGCGGCTGCGCCTGATCGAACTGCCCCAGGCATGGCCCGACATGGTGCCGCCGTTCAACAACCTGTTGATCGAGCTGCTGAAGGGCACCGCCCTGGTCTCGGTCATCACGGTGGCCGACATGACGTTCGCCGGCAACCTGCTCCGGCTGGGCACCAACGAGACCACCCCGGTCTACACCCTGCTGCTGGTCCTCTACTTCGTTCTCGCCTTCCTCATCACCCGCGGTATGCGGCTGCTGGAGCGCAGGGCGAAGGCCGGGGTCGGGCAGCGTCCCGAGCAGGACGGCGGGACGACCCGGAAGCTCGGCGCCCGCGGCGAAAGCCTTCAGGCCGGTTCGCAGTCAGCGGGAGGTATCGGATGAACTGGGACTGGAACGTCGTGGACGACTTCATGCCGCGCTTCTGGGACGGCGTGCTCGTCACCCTGCAAGCCATGGCCGTCGGCACCCTGATCGCCTTCGCACTGGGTCTGGTGTGGGCGCTGGCCCAGCGGTCCGGGCACGCATGGGTGCGCTGGCCGGTCGTCGCCGTCACGGAGTTCATCCGCAACACACCGCTGCTGGTGCAGCTCTTCTTCCTCTTCTACGTGGTCCCCAACTTCGGCCCGTCGATGTCGCCGCTCACCACCGGCATCGTCGGCCTGGGACTGCACTACTCCACCTACACCGCGGAGGTCTACCGCGCGGGCATCGACGGCGTCCCCGCCGGCCAGTGGGAGGCGGCCACCGCGCTGAGCCTGTCCCGGGGGCGCACCTGGCGGGCGGTGATCCTTCCGCAGGCGATCCGCCGCGTCGTGCCGCCGCTGGGCAACTACGTCGTCGCCATGCTGAAGGACTCCCCGATGATCGCGACCATCGGAGCCTTCGACATGCTCGGCGAGGCCCAGGCCTTCAGCAACGAGACCTTCACCACCGAGGCGCTCACCGTCGTGGGCGTGGCGTTCATCGCCATCGCCTACCCCGCCTCCCTCCTGATCCGAGCCCTGGAGCGACGCCTTGTCCGCTGACATCGATCCCGCGAAGACCACCGATCTCCTCGCCAACCCGCCGGTGGACGGCAGGGAACTGATCCGCTTCGACAAGGTCACCAAGCGCTTCGGCGACCACACCGTCCTCGACCGGCTCGACTTCTCCGTCGACTCCGGCAAGCACGTCACGCTCATCGGCCCGTCGGGCTCCGGCAAGACGACGATCCTGCGGCTGCTGATGACGCTGACCGAACCCGACGAGGGCACCATCAGGGTGGGCGGCGACTACCTCACCCACGAGGAGCGCGACGGCAAGCTGGTCCGGGCCGGCGAGAAGCACATCCGCGAGGTCCGCAAGAACATCGGGATGGTCTTCCAGCAGTTCAACCTCTTCCCGAACATGAAGGTGCTGCGCAACATCACGGAGGCCCCGGTGACCGTCCTCGGCCTGTCCAGGGACGAGGCCGAACAGCGGGCCCGGGAGCTGCTCGAACTGGTGGGCCTGACCGAGCACATCGACAAGTACCCGACCCAGCTGTCCGGCGGCCAGCAGCAGCGGGTGGCGATCGCCCGGGCGCTGGCGATGCGGCCGCAGGTGCTCTTGCTGGACGAGGTGACCTCCGCGCTGGACCCGGAGCTGGTGGTCGGTGTCCTGGACGTGCTGCGGGACATCGCCCGCACCACCGACATCACGATGCTCTGTGTGACCCACGAGATGAGCTTCGCCCGGGACATCTCCGACCAGGTCCTGATGTTCGACTCGGGTCGCGTCATCGAGTCGGGCACCCCGGAGAAGATCTTCAGCGAGCCGGAGCAGGAGCGGACGCGCGAGTTCCTCAAGGCCGTGCTGTAGCGCCGTACGGTACGGATTCCCCGCCAGGTCGCGCGCGGCCTCGCACCGGGTTTCGGAACGTGGCTCCGCCCGGGATGCCAGGTCCAGGCAACGGGCCATGACGTGGGCATATGCCAAAGGATCGGCGCCGCAGTTGAGGGGGCCGGAGGTACGCCACATTCTCGCCGACAACCCCTCCGTCCGGCCCCCCTGGCCGTTATCGTGGTGGTGATTCGCTGCCCGGATCACGGCCAGAGAAGCGACCAGGGGGGAACCGTGGCGCTGAAGCACGAGCCGACCGTGCCGTACCACTCGGCCCAGGAAGCCTTGCGCGTCCTGGAGACGGTGGCGCGGCACTCCACCGGTGTCACCGACGCCGAACTCGCCCGTCAGACCGGCCTCACCGCGGAGCGGCTGACCACGCTCCTGCGCATGCTGCGCCGCGAGGGCTACGTCGAGCAGATCGCCGACGGGGCCTATGTCACGGGCGCCGCGCTGGCCCGTCTGGGCTCTACGCACCACCGTGAGCAGGCCCTGCGCGACCAGCTCCAGCACACCCTCGACCGGCTCCGCGACTCCGTCGGCGCCGCCGTCTACATCAGCCGGTACGTCGACGGAGAGGTCACGATCACCCAGTACGCCGACGGCCCCGCCACCCCGTCCGTCAACGAGTGGGTCGACTTCCGCTCCTCCGCCCACGCCACCGCGCTCGGCAAGAGCCTGCTCGGCCAGCTCGACCACAACGGCCGGCGCGACCATCTTTCCCGGCACAAGATGGCCCGGCTCACCTCGCGCACGATCACCAGCGACAAGCTGCTGCTCTCCCGCCTGGAGGCACAGCCGCCCACGGTCCCGGTGCTCGACCTCCAGGAGTACGCGATCGGCACGGTCTGCGCGGCCGTGCCGATCACCGCCGGCTCCATGGCGGGCTGCCTGGCCCTCTCCCTGCCCGTCGAGCACGCCCACCGGCTCCGGCAGGCCGCCGAGACGCTGAACAGGAACGCGGCACCGGTACTGCTGTCGCTCGCGATCTGAGGCAGGTCCGGCAGACGGCCCGACGCGTGGCCCGACGGGGGCTGCCGACGTGGTCCGGAGCACCCCCGCGGACCGGGTAGTATTTTCTCCGTCGTCAGCCGCCGAAGGCGGAGGGCGGGAGTCATGCGCCGCTAGCTCAGTTGGTTAGAGCAGCTGACTCTTAATCAGCGGGTCCGGGGTTCGAGTCCCTGGCGGCGCACCGATGAAGGGCCCCTCGTGGAAACGGGGGGCCCTTCGGCGTCCGCCCCGCGTCCGCCGCCACCCGTGTTCCGCAGGCTCTCGGCTTCCTCCGCGGTGAGCCTTCGGTATGCCGCCTTGCCCGGGGGCCGCCACCACACCGGATCGGCGCACCGGATCCCTTCCCGCCGCAGCAGCGCCCGGTGGATCTTGTTCGTGGCGGTGACGGGCATCCGCTCCAGCACCCGCACGAACCGGGGCGCCATCTTCGTCCCCAGATCGGGCTGGGCGCGCAGGAACGCGGCGAAACCGAGCGGCTCGAAGGATCCGGCCAGCGCCGCCATCACCTGGTCCCCGGTCACCGGATCGGGCACCGCGTAGACGGCCACCGCCGCCGCCCCCTCGTACCGGGCGAGGATGTTCTCGATCATCGCGGCGGCCAGGTTCTCGCTGTCGACGCGGAGCCGGTCGTCGGTGCGGCCCGCGAAGTAGAGGAAGCCTTCGCGGTCGCGGTAGAAGAGGTCGCCGGTCCAGTACTCCCCGTCGTCCCGGCGCCGCTCCGCCTCCGCCGCCGGATTGCGCCAGTAGCCCTCGAAGGGGTTCGGTCCCCGGTTGACCAGCTCGCCGATCGCCTCGTCGCCGTTCAGCAGCCGGCCGGCCGGGTCGAGCACGGCCGGCGGGCACTCGGCGCGGGTCTCCCGGTCGAGGACGACGAGACCGGGCCCCGCCCGTCCGACCGCCCCCGCCGGGGTCCCCGGCGACCACTGCACGGCCGCCCCGCCCTCCGAGGAGCCGTACCCCTCCACCAGCCGCACCCCGAACCGCCGTTCGAAGGCGGCCGCGTCCACCGCCCCCGCCTCGGTGCCGAAGCCGAGCCGCAGCGCGTGGTCCCGGTCGTCGGGGCGCGGCTCGGTGGCCAGGACGTACTGGATCGCCCGGCCCACATAGGTGAAGTAGGTCGCCCCGTAACGCCGTACGTCGGCCAGGAACCCCGACGCCGAGAACCGCCGCCGCAGCGCCACCCCGGCCCCGGCCGCCAGCGCGGGCGCCCAGTCGGCGATCACCGCGTTGCCGTGGAACATCGGCATGCAGACGTAGTGCACGTCGTCCCGGCGCACGGAGAACTGTCCGGCCAGGGAGCGCCCCGCGGCGGCCAGCCGGCCCTGACTGCAGATCGCGGCCTTGGGCGCGCCGGTCGAGCCGGAGGTGAAGTAGAGCAGGAGCCGGTCGGCGGGGGTGGCCCGGGAGGGGTCGGGGCGGGCGTCCGCGTACGGCTCGAGCAGGTCGTCGTACTCCGGGGTGCCGGTGATCAGCAGCCGGACCCCGGGCAGGTCGAGGCCCCTGAGGAGAGGGAGGTGGGTGTGCTCGGTGATCAGCAGCCGGCATTCGGTGTGCAGGATGTCCCGGGCCAGTTCGGGGCCCCGCCGGGTGGGGTTGATGCCGGCGACGGCCGCGCCTGCGAGAGCGGCGGCCGACAGCCAGAGCGGGAACTCGGGGGTGTTGTCCAGCAGGACCCCGAGATGCGGCGGACCGTCCGCCGGCAGCAGGTCGGCCAGCAGCGCGGCACGGGCGGCGGCGCCGGCGGCGACCTCGTGGTGGGTCAGGACGGTGTCCTCGGGGTTCGCGGGCTGCCGGCACCACAGTCCGGGACGGTGGTCGCCCCACCGGGCCGCTACGAGTTCGGCGACAGACTCCATGGCAGCGCACGGTAGTTGACGGACCGTCAGATGTGGAGGGCTACGGCATGACGTCGTCCGCCCCGGCGAACATCCAGTGGACCGACGGCACGAGACGGAAAAGGGCCTGCACGAGCTCCCCCGAGGTCGCGGGCCGACCTGGTCGGGCCGGCGGGCGGGGAACCTACCCGCCCGCCGGCCCGGGGAGCTCGAGCGCTGCTCAGAACGTGACGTCGGAGCAGGCGTAGAACGCGTTGGTCGTGTCGGCGACCGTCCACACCGCGACGATCACGTGACGTCCGCTGAGCCCGGACGGCAGCGTGCCGCTGTGCGAGAGGGTGGACGGGGGCCGCTGACCGCCGTAGGGCACGGTCAGGAACGGGGTGAGGTTGAGGTCGGAGCGGGCCAGGTTGTGGTTCTGGTTCCAGCCCTGCTTGGTGACGTAGTACTTGAAGTCGCTCGTGGCGTGCATGGCGGTGAACTGCCACCGGAAGGTGTAGCTCTGACCGCCGGTCACCTTGGTGGCCGGCCACGCCGTGCCCGAGGGGGTCTTCGGGCTGTCGAGCTGGGCGAAGCGGGTGTTGTTCGCGGAACAGATCCTTCCGTCGGCCGCGCCGGACGCCGGGAAGCCCTTCGGGCCCTCGACGCTCTGCGGCTCCCACTGGATGTCACCGCAGTTGGTGACGGAGCCGTTCTGGCAGAGCTTCTGCCGGCTGATGGGGAGGTCGGTGTAGCCGTGGCCGCTCGCACCCCCGGCGGTGAGCACGAAGGCTCCCGCCGTGGTGAGTCCGAGCGCGGCGGCGTACCACTTGGTCTTTTTGCGCATGCTGCCGCTCCTGGAGAACGTGGGGAGTTCACTGAGCCGAGCCGTGCAGGTCTAGACCAA
Protein-coding regions in this window:
- the ehuC gene encoding ectoine/hydroxyectoine ABC transporter permease subunit EhuC; the encoded protein is MMTSEFFTTWFLPGVWVTVQVTVYAAVLGAAVSFGIGLARGSQIWIVRFLAGAYFEVFRGMSALVLMFWMFFALPLFGWQLVPMWAGVSALALTYGAYGSEIVRGSLAAVTPAQKEAGIALNFTRAQRLRLIELPQAWPDMVPPFNNLLIELLKGTALVSVITVADMTFAGNLLRLGTNETTPVYTLLLVLYFVLAFLITRGMRLLERRAKAGVGQRPEQDGGTTRKLGARGESLQAGSQSAGGIG
- the ehuD gene encoding ectoine/hydroxyectoine ABC transporter permease subunit EhuD; translated protein: MNWDWNVVDDFMPRFWDGVLVTLQAMAVGTLIAFALGLVWALAQRSGHAWVRWPVVAVTEFIRNTPLLVQLFFLFYVVPNFGPSMSPLTTGIVGLGLHYSTYTAEVYRAGIDGVPAGQWEAATALSLSRGRTWRAVILPQAIRRVVPPLGNYVVAMLKDSPMIATIGAFDMLGEAQAFSNETFTTEALTVVGVAFIAIAYPASLLIRALERRLVR
- the ehuA gene encoding ectoine/hydroxyectoine ABC transporter ATP-binding protein EhuA, whose product is MDGRELIRFDKVTKRFGDHTVLDRLDFSVDSGKHVTLIGPSGSGKTTILRLLMTLTEPDEGTIRVGGDYLTHEERDGKLVRAGEKHIREVRKNIGMVFQQFNLFPNMKVLRNITEAPVTVLGLSRDEAEQRARELLELVGLTEHIDKYPTQLSGGQQQRVAIARALAMRPQVLLLDEVTSALDPELVVGVLDVLRDIARTTDITMLCVTHEMSFARDISDQVLMFDSGRVIESGTPEKIFSEPEQERTREFLKAVL
- a CDS encoding IclR family transcriptional regulator, whose product is MALKHEPTVPYHSAQEALRVLETVARHSTGVTDAELARQTGLTAERLTTLLRMLRREGYVEQIADGAYVTGAALARLGSTHHREQALRDQLQHTLDRLRDSVGAAVYISRYVDGEVTITQYADGPATPSVNEWVDFRSSAHATALGKSLLGQLDHNGRRDHLSRHKMARLTSRTITSDKLLLSRLEAQPPTVPVLDLQEYAIGTVCAAVPITAGSMAGCLALSLPVEHAHRLRQAAETLNRNAAPVLLSLAI
- a CDS encoding AMP-binding protein, yielding MESVAELVAARWGDHRPGLWCRQPANPEDTVLTHHEVAAGAAARAALLADLLPADGPPHLGVLLDNTPEFPLWLSAAALAGAAVAGINPTRRGPELARDILHTECRLLITEHTHLPLLRGLDLPGVRLLITGTPEYDDLLEPYADARPDPSRATPADRLLLYFTSGSTGAPKAAICSQGRLAAAGRSLAGQFSVRRDDVHYVCMPMFHGNAVIADWAPALAAGAGVALRRRFSASGFLADVRRYGATYFTYVGRAIQYVLATEPRPDDRDHALRLGFGTEAGAVDAAAFERRFGVRLVEGYGSSEGGAAVQWSPGTPAGAVGRAGPGLVVLDRETRAECPPAVLDPAGRLLNGDEAIGELVNRGPNPFEGYWRNPAAEAERRRDDGEYWTGDLFYRDREGFLYFAGRTDDRLRVDSENLAAAMIENILARYEGAAAVAVYAVPDPVTGDQVMAALAGSFEPLGFAAFLRAQPDLGTKMAPRFVRVLERMPVTATNKIHRALLRREGIRCADPVWWRPPGKAAYRRLTAEEAESLRNTGGGGRGADAEGPPVSTRGPSSVRRQGLEPRTR
- a CDS encoding lytic polysaccharide monooxygenase auxiliary activity family 9 protein, which translates into the protein MRKKTKWYAAALGLTTAGAFVLTAGGASGHGYTDLPISRQKLCQNGSVTNCGDIQWEPQSVEGPKGFPASGAADGRICSANNTRFAQLDSPKTPSGTAWPATKVTGGQSYTFRWQFTAMHATSDFKYYVTKQGWNQNHNLARSDLNLTPFLTVPYGGQRPPSTLSHSGTLPSGLSGRHVIVAVWTVADTTNAFYACSDVTF